GACAATGATGCAATCAAACTTGGAAATAAAATACGTGATTGGATAAAAAATGGAAGACCTAACCCTGGAGAATCTAAGAGTAAACAAGATGATGAGACTCAGACTGAAGATGAAGAAGAGATACAAAAACATGATAAAGAAGAAAAATCTAAAAAGAAAAGAGGTCTGTTTGGATTTTTTAAGAAATGAAACTAAAAACAAAAAATTTACTCACATTGGCGGAATTATCTCCAAAGGAATTTTTGGGATTAATTGACAATGCAATTAAACTCAAAAATGAATTAAAAAAAGAAGTAGCAAAACCAATTTTAAAAAATAAAACCTTGACAATGATTTTTCAAAAGCCATCAACTCGAACACGTGTGAGTTTTGAAATTGGAATGTATCAATTAGGAGGATATTCAATAAATCTCTCATCTAATGACATGCAATTATCTCGAGGTGAATCTATAGAAGATACTGCAAAAACTCTTTCTCGATATACGGATTGTATTATGGCACGAGTATATGACCATAAATTATTGGAAAAATTATCTCAGCATGCAAGTGTACCTGTGATAAATGGACTATCTGATTCATATCATCCATGTCAAATTCTTGCTGACTTTATGACAATTAAAGAAAAGAAGGGAAAACTCAAAGGATTAAAAATTGCTTGGATAGGTGATGGGAATAATGTTTGTAATTCTATGATTTACGGTGCTTCCTTATCTGGAATTAGTATGTCTATTGCAACTCCAAAAGGATTTGAACCTGACAAAAATGTTCTAAAGGAAGCAAAAAAATCCACAAAAATTGAATTGACTTCAGATCCTTTCATTGCTGTTAAAAATGCAGATGTTGTTGTCACTGATACATATTCCTCAATTCATAACAATGATCCAAAAAGAATTAAAAAATTTCTTCCAAAGTTTCAAGTTAATTCAAAACTAATGAAAGGTGCAAAGAAAAATGCGATCTTTATGCATTGTCTTCCTGCTAAAAGAGACCAAGAAGTAACATCATCAGTAATTGATGGACCTCAATCTGTAATTTGGGATGAGGCAGAAAACCGTCTTCATTCTCAGAAAGCTTTGCTAGTTGCTCTAATTCACGGTTAACGTATATAAGAGAAGGTTCAAACTCGATTTCTGTAGATGGCCTATTCAACAATATTAAGAAGACTAAGAGAAGAAAAGACCAATTATAAAAAACGTGGAACCATGCTTACTGGTAAGCGCGATTTTATTACTGTAAATATTACTAATGAAA
The window above is part of the Nitrosopumilus sp. genome. Proteins encoded here:
- the argF gene encoding ornithine carbamoyltransferase, coding for MKLKTKNLLTLAELSPKEFLGLIDNAIKLKNELKKEVAKPILKNKTLTMIFQKPSTRTRVSFEIGMYQLGGYSINLSSNDMQLSRGESIEDTAKTLSRYTDCIMARVYDHKLLEKLSQHASVPVINGLSDSYHPCQILADFMTIKEKKGKLKGLKIAWIGDGNNVCNSMIYGASLSGISMSIATPKGFEPDKNVLKEAKKSTKIELTSDPFIAVKNADVVVTDTYSSIHNNDPKRIKKFLPKFQVNSKLMKGAKKNAIFMHCLPAKRDQEVTSSVIDGPQSVIWDEAENRLHSQKALLVALIHG